A region from the Acyrthosiphon pisum isolate AL4f chromosome A1, pea_aphid_22Mar2018_4r6ur, whole genome shotgun sequence genome encodes:
- the LOC100164449 gene encoding uncharacterized protein LOC100164449 isoform X7: MARDAIVHDVDLPSLEYDDEETAYMSTETPSFDVDDATLGSTFVIVDEDVSDPDDDDGVGEEDDVSPLVARTALTSTTDSRSSSSTTGKVKFMDKIREHKSYQKLARIVKKKGEEPPVIMSPDSGINELQGLSLEEQEKQKEEWQQELNKVEEEIKTLREVLGSKVKASQELRRKLGYTVWQEISEDVSQSLRNVKESNVYQNVEGKVKQFGSAVTETPIYQKTESVVKTTAEKATTIFGGFGSGLTTKLGQIKNSESFRSFEEKVGSALENVKTKVASRSNSMQNFDEILEEETRLANEEKRSREEREAATK; encoded by the exons ATGGCCCGCGACGCTATCGTGCACGACGTGGATCTGCCGTCGCTAGAGTACGACGACGAAGAGACCGCTTACATGTCCACAGAGACTCCTAGTTTCGACGTGGACGACGCTACGCTAGGAAGCACGTTCGTCATCGTTGATGAGGACGTATCCGATCCGGACGACGACGATGGAGTTGGCGAAGAGGACGACGTCTCTCCGCTGGTGGCCCGGACGGCATTGACCTCGACCACCGATTCGCGGTCGTCGTCCTCGACCACTGGCAAGGTCAAGTTCATGGACAAGATCAGGGAACACAAGAGCTACCAGAAGCTGGCGAggatcgtaaaaaaaaaag gtGAAGAACCCCCAGTAATCATGTCGCCAGATTCAGGAATTAACGAATTGCAAGGTCTTAGCCTCGAAGAACAGGAAAAGCAGAAAGAAGAATGGCAACAAGAGCTGAATAAGGTGGAAGAAGAAATCAAGACATTACGTGAAGTGCTGGGTTCCAAGGTGAAAGCATCTCAGGAGCTTAGACGTAAGCTCGGTTATACTGTTTGGCAAGAGATTAGTGAAGATGTGTCACAGAGTTTACGAAACGTTAAAGAGTCAAATGT TTACCAAAATGTAGAAGGCAAGGTTAAGCAGTTTGGATCAGCGGTCACCGAAACGCCTAT TTATCAAAAAACTGAATCTGTCGTAAAAACAACTGCAGAGAAAGCTACAACAATATTTGGAGGATTTGGTAGTGGTCTCACAACCAAACTTGGCCAGATTAAGAACTCCGAATCATTCCGTTCTTTTGAAGAAAAAGTGGGTTCAGCTTTGGAAAATGTtaag acaaAAGTTGCATCTCGATCCAACTCTATGCAGAACTTTGATGAGATATTGGAGGAAGAAACTCGTTTGGCAAATGAAGAAAAACGTTCTCGAGAAGAGCGTGAGGcagcaacaaaataa
- the LOC100164449 gene encoding uncharacterized protein LOC100164449 isoform X1: MARDAIVHDVDLPSLEYDDEETAYMSTETPSFDVDDATLGSTFVIVDEDVSDPDDDDGVGEEDDVSPLVARTALTSTTDSRSSSSTTGKVKFMDKIREHKSYQKLARIVKKKGEEPPVIMSPDSGINELQGLSLEEQEKQKEEWQQELNKVEEEIKTLREVLGSKVKASQELRRKLGYTVWQEISEDVSQSLRNVKESNVYQNVEDKFTQFGKAVVDAPIFNFSLPESGDMRTPTRNMVLKHCYQNVEGKVKQFGSAVTETPIYQKTESVVKTTAEKATTIFGGFGSGLTTKLGQIKNSESFRSFEEKVGSALENVKTKVASRSNSMQNFDEILEEETRLANEEKRSREEREAATK, from the exons ATGGCCCGCGACGCTATCGTGCACGACGTGGATCTGCCGTCGCTAGAGTACGACGACGAAGAGACCGCTTACATGTCCACAGAGACTCCTAGTTTCGACGTGGACGACGCTACGCTAGGAAGCACGTTCGTCATCGTTGATGAGGACGTATCCGATCCGGACGACGACGATGGAGTTGGCGAAGAGGACGACGTCTCTCCGCTGGTGGCCCGGACGGCATTGACCTCGACCACCGATTCGCGGTCGTCGTCCTCGACCACTGGCAAGGTCAAGTTCATGGACAAGATCAGGGAACACAAGAGCTACCAGAAGCTGGCGAggatcgtaaaaaaaaaag gtGAAGAACCCCCAGTAATCATGTCGCCAGATTCAGGAATTAACGAATTGCAAGGTCTTAGCCTCGAAGAACAGGAAAAGCAGAAAGAAGAATGGCAACAAGAGCTGAATAAGGTGGAAGAAGAAATCAAGACATTACGTGAAGTGCTGGGTTCCAAGGTGAAAGCATCTCAGGAGCTTAGACGTAAGCTCGGTTATACTGTTTGGCAAGAGATTAGTGAAGATGTGTCACAGAGTTTACGAAACGTTAAAGAGTCAAATGT ttatcaaAATGTAGAGGACAAATTTACCCAATTTGGAAAAGCTGTTGTTGACGCACCAAT ATTCAACTTTTCTTTACCAGAATCGGGCGACATGCGCACCCCAACCAGGAACATGGTTCTAAAACACTG TTACCAAAATGTAGAAGGCAAGGTTAAGCAGTTTGGATCAGCGGTCACCGAAACGCCTAT TTATCAAAAAACTGAATCTGTCGTAAAAACAACTGCAGAGAAAGCTACAACAATATTTGGAGGATTTGGTAGTGGTCTCACAACCAAACTTGGCCAGATTAAGAACTCCGAATCATTCCGTTCTTTTGAAGAAAAAGTGGGTTCAGCTTTGGAAAATGTtaag acaaAAGTTGCATCTCGATCCAACTCTATGCAGAACTTTGATGAGATATTGGAGGAAGAAACTCGTTTGGCAAATGAAGAAAAACGTTCTCGAGAAGAGCGTGAGGcagcaacaaaataa
- the LOC100164449 gene encoding uncharacterized protein LOC100164449 has product MSTLTVGEEPPVIMSPDSGINELQGLSLEEQEKQKEEWQQELNKVEEEIKTLREVLGSKVKASQELRRKLGYTVWQEISEDVSQSLRNVKESNVYQKTESVVKTTAEKATTIFGGFGSGLTTKLGQIKNSESFRSFEEKVGSALENVKTKVASRSNSMQNFDEILEEETRLANEEKRSREEREAATK; this is encoded by the exons gtGAAGAACCCCCAGTAATCATGTCGCCAGATTCAGGAATTAACGAATTGCAAGGTCTTAGCCTCGAAGAACAGGAAAAGCAGAAAGAAGAATGGCAACAAGAGCTGAATAAGGTGGAAGAAGAAATCAAGACATTACGTGAAGTGCTGGGTTCCAAGGTGAAAGCATCTCAGGAGCTTAGACGTAAGCTCGGTTATACTGTTTGGCAAGAGATTAGTGAAGATGTGTCACAGAGTTTACGAAACGTTAAAGAGTCAAATGT TTATCAAAAAACTGAATCTGTCGTAAAAACAACTGCAGAGAAAGCTACAACAATATTTGGAGGATTTGGTAGTGGTCTCACAACCAAACTTGGCCAGATTAAGAACTCCGAATCATTCCGTTCTTTTGAAGAAAAAGTGGGTTCAGCTTTGGAAAATGTtaag acaaAAGTTGCATCTCGATCCAACTCTATGCAGAACTTTGATGAGATATTGGAGGAAGAAACTCGTTTGGCAAATGAAGAAAAACGTTCTCGAGAAGAGCGTGAGGcagcaacaaaataa
- the LOC100164449 gene encoding uncharacterized protein LOC100164449 isoform X12, whose product MSTLTVGEEPPVIMSPDSGINELQGLSLEEQEKQKEEWQQELNKVEEEIKTLREVLGSKVKASQELRRKLGYTVWQEISEDVSQSLRNVKESNVFNFSLPESGDMRTPTRNMVLKHCYQKTESVVKTTAEKATTIFGGFGSGLTTKLGQIKNSESFRSFEEKVGSALENVKTKVASRSNSMQNFDEILEEETRLANEEKRSREEREAATK is encoded by the exons gtGAAGAACCCCCAGTAATCATGTCGCCAGATTCAGGAATTAACGAATTGCAAGGTCTTAGCCTCGAAGAACAGGAAAAGCAGAAAGAAGAATGGCAACAAGAGCTGAATAAGGTGGAAGAAGAAATCAAGACATTACGTGAAGTGCTGGGTTCCAAGGTGAAAGCATCTCAGGAGCTTAGACGTAAGCTCGGTTATACTGTTTGGCAAGAGATTAGTGAAGATGTGTCACAGAGTTTACGAAACGTTAAAGAGTCAAATGT ATTCAACTTTTCTTTACCAGAATCGGGCGACATGCGCACCCCAACCAGGAACATGGTTCTAAAACACTG TTATCAAAAAACTGAATCTGTCGTAAAAACAACTGCAGAGAAAGCTACAACAATATTTGGAGGATTTGGTAGTGGTCTCACAACCAAACTTGGCCAGATTAAGAACTCCGAATCATTCCGTTCTTTTGAAGAAAAAGTGGGTTCAGCTTTGGAAAATGTtaag acaaAAGTTGCATCTCGATCCAACTCTATGCAGAACTTTGATGAGATATTGGAGGAAGAAACTCGTTTGGCAAATGAAGAAAAACGTTCTCGAGAAGAGCGTGAGGcagcaacaaaataa
- the LOC100164449 gene encoding uncharacterized protein LOC100164449 isoform X4, protein MARDAIVHDVDLPSLEYDDEETAYMSTETPSFDVDDATLGSTFVIVDEDVSDPDDDDGVGEEDDVSPLVARTALTSTTDSRSSSSTTGKVKFMDKIREHKSYQKLARIVKKKGEEPPVIMSPDSGINELQGLSLEEQEKQKEEWQQELNKVEEEIKTLREVLGSKVKASQELRRKLGYTVWQEISEDVSQSLRNVKESNVYQNVEDKFTQFGKAVVDAPIYQNVEGKVKQFGSAVTETPIYQKTESVVKTTAEKATTIFGGFGSGLTTKLGQIKNSESFRSFEEKVGSALENVKTKVASRSNSMQNFDEILEEETRLANEEKRSREEREAATK, encoded by the exons ATGGCCCGCGACGCTATCGTGCACGACGTGGATCTGCCGTCGCTAGAGTACGACGACGAAGAGACCGCTTACATGTCCACAGAGACTCCTAGTTTCGACGTGGACGACGCTACGCTAGGAAGCACGTTCGTCATCGTTGATGAGGACGTATCCGATCCGGACGACGACGATGGAGTTGGCGAAGAGGACGACGTCTCTCCGCTGGTGGCCCGGACGGCATTGACCTCGACCACCGATTCGCGGTCGTCGTCCTCGACCACTGGCAAGGTCAAGTTCATGGACAAGATCAGGGAACACAAGAGCTACCAGAAGCTGGCGAggatcgtaaaaaaaaaag gtGAAGAACCCCCAGTAATCATGTCGCCAGATTCAGGAATTAACGAATTGCAAGGTCTTAGCCTCGAAGAACAGGAAAAGCAGAAAGAAGAATGGCAACAAGAGCTGAATAAGGTGGAAGAAGAAATCAAGACATTACGTGAAGTGCTGGGTTCCAAGGTGAAAGCATCTCAGGAGCTTAGACGTAAGCTCGGTTATACTGTTTGGCAAGAGATTAGTGAAGATGTGTCACAGAGTTTACGAAACGTTAAAGAGTCAAATGT ttatcaaAATGTAGAGGACAAATTTACCCAATTTGGAAAAGCTGTTGTTGACGCACCAAT TTACCAAAATGTAGAAGGCAAGGTTAAGCAGTTTGGATCAGCGGTCACCGAAACGCCTAT TTATCAAAAAACTGAATCTGTCGTAAAAACAACTGCAGAGAAAGCTACAACAATATTTGGAGGATTTGGTAGTGGTCTCACAACCAAACTTGGCCAGATTAAGAACTCCGAATCATTCCGTTCTTTTGAAGAAAAAGTGGGTTCAGCTTTGGAAAATGTtaag acaaAAGTTGCATCTCGATCCAACTCTATGCAGAACTTTGATGAGATATTGGAGGAAGAAACTCGTTTGGCAAATGAAGAAAAACGTTCTCGAGAAGAGCGTGAGGcagcaacaaaataa
- the LOC100164449 gene encoding uncharacterized protein LOC100164449 isoform X9: MSTLTVGEEPPVIMSPDSGINELQGLSLEEQEKQKEEWQQELNKVEEEIKTLREVLGSKVKASQELRRKLGYTVWQEISEDVSQSLRNVKESNVYQNVEDKFTQFGKAVVDAPIFNFSLPESGDMRTPTRNMVLKHCYQNVEGKVKQFGSAVTETPIYQKTESVVKTTAEKATTIFGGFGSGLTTKLGQIKNSESFRSFEEKVGSALENVKTKVASRSNSMQNFDEILEEETRLANEEKRSREEREAATK, from the exons gtGAAGAACCCCCAGTAATCATGTCGCCAGATTCAGGAATTAACGAATTGCAAGGTCTTAGCCTCGAAGAACAGGAAAAGCAGAAAGAAGAATGGCAACAAGAGCTGAATAAGGTGGAAGAAGAAATCAAGACATTACGTGAAGTGCTGGGTTCCAAGGTGAAAGCATCTCAGGAGCTTAGACGTAAGCTCGGTTATACTGTTTGGCAAGAGATTAGTGAAGATGTGTCACAGAGTTTACGAAACGTTAAAGAGTCAAATGT ttatcaaAATGTAGAGGACAAATTTACCCAATTTGGAAAAGCTGTTGTTGACGCACCAAT ATTCAACTTTTCTTTACCAGAATCGGGCGACATGCGCACCCCAACCAGGAACATGGTTCTAAAACACTG TTACCAAAATGTAGAAGGCAAGGTTAAGCAGTTTGGATCAGCGGTCACCGAAACGCCTAT TTATCAAAAAACTGAATCTGTCGTAAAAACAACTGCAGAGAAAGCTACAACAATATTTGGAGGATTTGGTAGTGGTCTCACAACCAAACTTGGCCAGATTAAGAACTCCGAATCATTCCGTTCTTTTGAAGAAAAAGTGGGTTCAGCTTTGGAAAATGTtaag acaaAAGTTGCATCTCGATCCAACTCTATGCAGAACTTTGATGAGATATTGGAGGAAGAAACTCGTTTGGCAAATGAAGAAAAACGTTCTCGAGAAGAGCGTGAGGcagcaacaaaataa
- the LOC100164449 gene encoding uncharacterized protein LOC100164449 isoform X10 has product MSTLTVGEEPPVIMSPDSGINELQGLSLEEQEKQKEEWQQELNKVEEEIKTLREVLGSKVKASQELRRKLGYTVWQEISEDVSQSLRNVKESNVYQNVEDKFTQFGKAVVDAPIYQNVEGKVKQFGSAVTETPIYQKTESVVKTTAEKATTIFGGFGSGLTTKLGQIKNSESFRSFEEKVGSALENVKTKVASRSNSMQNFDEILEEETRLANEEKRSREEREAATK; this is encoded by the exons gtGAAGAACCCCCAGTAATCATGTCGCCAGATTCAGGAATTAACGAATTGCAAGGTCTTAGCCTCGAAGAACAGGAAAAGCAGAAAGAAGAATGGCAACAAGAGCTGAATAAGGTGGAAGAAGAAATCAAGACATTACGTGAAGTGCTGGGTTCCAAGGTGAAAGCATCTCAGGAGCTTAGACGTAAGCTCGGTTATACTGTTTGGCAAGAGATTAGTGAAGATGTGTCACAGAGTTTACGAAACGTTAAAGAGTCAAATGT ttatcaaAATGTAGAGGACAAATTTACCCAATTTGGAAAAGCTGTTGTTGACGCACCAAT TTACCAAAATGTAGAAGGCAAGGTTAAGCAGTTTGGATCAGCGGTCACCGAAACGCCTAT TTATCAAAAAACTGAATCTGTCGTAAAAACAACTGCAGAGAAAGCTACAACAATATTTGGAGGATTTGGTAGTGGTCTCACAACCAAACTTGGCCAGATTAAGAACTCCGAATCATTCCGTTCTTTTGAAGAAAAAGTGGGTTCAGCTTTGGAAAATGTtaag acaaAAGTTGCATCTCGATCCAACTCTATGCAGAACTTTGATGAGATATTGGAGGAAGAAACTCGTTTGGCAAATGAAGAAAAACGTTCTCGAGAAGAGCGTGAGGcagcaacaaaataa
- the LOC100164449 gene encoding uncharacterized protein LOC100164449 isoform X8, which yields MARDAIVHDVDLPSLEYDDEETAYMSTETPSFDVDDATLGSTFVIVDEDVSDPDDDDGVGEEDDVSPLVARTALTSTTDSRSSSSTTGKVKFMDKIREHKSYQKLARIVKKKGEEPPVIMSPDSGINELQGLSLEEQEKQKEEWQQELNKVEEEIKTLREVLGSKVKASQELRRKLGYTVWQEISEDVSQSLRNVKESNVYQKTESVVKTTAEKATTIFGGFGSGLTTKLGQIKNSESFRSFEEKVGSALENVKTKVASRSNSMQNFDEILEEETRLANEEKRSREEREAATK from the exons ATGGCCCGCGACGCTATCGTGCACGACGTGGATCTGCCGTCGCTAGAGTACGACGACGAAGAGACCGCTTACATGTCCACAGAGACTCCTAGTTTCGACGTGGACGACGCTACGCTAGGAAGCACGTTCGTCATCGTTGATGAGGACGTATCCGATCCGGACGACGACGATGGAGTTGGCGAAGAGGACGACGTCTCTCCGCTGGTGGCCCGGACGGCATTGACCTCGACCACCGATTCGCGGTCGTCGTCCTCGACCACTGGCAAGGTCAAGTTCATGGACAAGATCAGGGAACACAAGAGCTACCAGAAGCTGGCGAggatcgtaaaaaaaaaag gtGAAGAACCCCCAGTAATCATGTCGCCAGATTCAGGAATTAACGAATTGCAAGGTCTTAGCCTCGAAGAACAGGAAAAGCAGAAAGAAGAATGGCAACAAGAGCTGAATAAGGTGGAAGAAGAAATCAAGACATTACGTGAAGTGCTGGGTTCCAAGGTGAAAGCATCTCAGGAGCTTAGACGTAAGCTCGGTTATACTGTTTGGCAAGAGATTAGTGAAGATGTGTCACAGAGTTTACGAAACGTTAAAGAGTCAAATGT TTATCAAAAAACTGAATCTGTCGTAAAAACAACTGCAGAGAAAGCTACAACAATATTTGGAGGATTTGGTAGTGGTCTCACAACCAAACTTGGCCAGATTAAGAACTCCGAATCATTCCGTTCTTTTGAAGAAAAAGTGGGTTCAGCTTTGGAAAATGTtaag acaaAAGTTGCATCTCGATCCAACTCTATGCAGAACTTTGATGAGATATTGGAGGAAGAAACTCGTTTGGCAAATGAAGAAAAACGTTCTCGAGAAGAGCGTGAGGcagcaacaaaataa
- the LOC100164449 gene encoding uncharacterized protein LOC100164449 isoform X6: MARDAIVHDVDLPSLEYDDEETAYMSTETPSFDVDDATLGSTFVIVDEDVSDPDDDDGVGEEDDVSPLVARTALTSTTDSRSSSSTTGKVKFMDKIREHKSYQKLARIVKKKGEEPPVIMSPDSGINELQGLSLEEQEKQKEEWQQELNKVEEEIKTLREVLGSKVKASQELRRKLGYTVWQEISEDVSQSLRNVKESNVYQNVEDKFTQFGKAVVDAPIYQKTESVVKTTAEKATTIFGGFGSGLTTKLGQIKNSESFRSFEEKVGSALENVKTKVASRSNSMQNFDEILEEETRLANEEKRSREEREAATK, encoded by the exons ATGGCCCGCGACGCTATCGTGCACGACGTGGATCTGCCGTCGCTAGAGTACGACGACGAAGAGACCGCTTACATGTCCACAGAGACTCCTAGTTTCGACGTGGACGACGCTACGCTAGGAAGCACGTTCGTCATCGTTGATGAGGACGTATCCGATCCGGACGACGACGATGGAGTTGGCGAAGAGGACGACGTCTCTCCGCTGGTGGCCCGGACGGCATTGACCTCGACCACCGATTCGCGGTCGTCGTCCTCGACCACTGGCAAGGTCAAGTTCATGGACAAGATCAGGGAACACAAGAGCTACCAGAAGCTGGCGAggatcgtaaaaaaaaaag gtGAAGAACCCCCAGTAATCATGTCGCCAGATTCAGGAATTAACGAATTGCAAGGTCTTAGCCTCGAAGAACAGGAAAAGCAGAAAGAAGAATGGCAACAAGAGCTGAATAAGGTGGAAGAAGAAATCAAGACATTACGTGAAGTGCTGGGTTCCAAGGTGAAAGCATCTCAGGAGCTTAGACGTAAGCTCGGTTATACTGTTTGGCAAGAGATTAGTGAAGATGTGTCACAGAGTTTACGAAACGTTAAAGAGTCAAATGT ttatcaaAATGTAGAGGACAAATTTACCCAATTTGGAAAAGCTGTTGTTGACGCACCAAT TTATCAAAAAACTGAATCTGTCGTAAAAACAACTGCAGAGAAAGCTACAACAATATTTGGAGGATTTGGTAGTGGTCTCACAACCAAACTTGGCCAGATTAAGAACTCCGAATCATTCCGTTCTTTTGAAGAAAAAGTGGGTTCAGCTTTGGAAAATGTtaag acaaAAGTTGCATCTCGATCCAACTCTATGCAGAACTTTGATGAGATATTGGAGGAAGAAACTCGTTTGGCAAATGAAGAAAAACGTTCTCGAGAAGAGCGTGAGGcagcaacaaaataa
- the LOC100164449 gene encoding uncharacterized protein LOC100164449 isoform X3 encodes MARDAIVHDVDLPSLEYDDEETAYMSTETPSFDVDDATLGSTFVIVDEDVSDPDDDDGVGEEDDVSPLVARTALTSTTDSRSSSSTTGKVKFMDKIREHKSYQKLARIVKKKGEEPPVIMSPDSGINELQGLSLEEQEKQKEEWQQELNKVEEEIKTLREVLGSKVKASQELRRKLGYTVWQEISEDVSQSLRNVKESNVFNFSLPESGDMRTPTRNMVLKHCYQNVEGKVKQFGSAVTETPIYQKTESVVKTTAEKATTIFGGFGSGLTTKLGQIKNSESFRSFEEKVGSALENVKTKVASRSNSMQNFDEILEEETRLANEEKRSREEREAATK; translated from the exons ATGGCCCGCGACGCTATCGTGCACGACGTGGATCTGCCGTCGCTAGAGTACGACGACGAAGAGACCGCTTACATGTCCACAGAGACTCCTAGTTTCGACGTGGACGACGCTACGCTAGGAAGCACGTTCGTCATCGTTGATGAGGACGTATCCGATCCGGACGACGACGATGGAGTTGGCGAAGAGGACGACGTCTCTCCGCTGGTGGCCCGGACGGCATTGACCTCGACCACCGATTCGCGGTCGTCGTCCTCGACCACTGGCAAGGTCAAGTTCATGGACAAGATCAGGGAACACAAGAGCTACCAGAAGCTGGCGAggatcgtaaaaaaaaaag gtGAAGAACCCCCAGTAATCATGTCGCCAGATTCAGGAATTAACGAATTGCAAGGTCTTAGCCTCGAAGAACAGGAAAAGCAGAAAGAAGAATGGCAACAAGAGCTGAATAAGGTGGAAGAAGAAATCAAGACATTACGTGAAGTGCTGGGTTCCAAGGTGAAAGCATCTCAGGAGCTTAGACGTAAGCTCGGTTATACTGTTTGGCAAGAGATTAGTGAAGATGTGTCACAGAGTTTACGAAACGTTAAAGAGTCAAATGT ATTCAACTTTTCTTTACCAGAATCGGGCGACATGCGCACCCCAACCAGGAACATGGTTCTAAAACACTG TTACCAAAATGTAGAAGGCAAGGTTAAGCAGTTTGGATCAGCGGTCACCGAAACGCCTAT TTATCAAAAAACTGAATCTGTCGTAAAAACAACTGCAGAGAAAGCTACAACAATATTTGGAGGATTTGGTAGTGGTCTCACAACCAAACTTGGCCAGATTAAGAACTCCGAATCATTCCGTTCTTTTGAAGAAAAAGTGGGTTCAGCTTTGGAAAATGTtaag acaaAAGTTGCATCTCGATCCAACTCTATGCAGAACTTTGATGAGATATTGGAGGAAGAAACTCGTTTGGCAAATGAAGAAAAACGTTCTCGAGAAGAGCGTGAGGcagcaacaaaataa
- the LOC100164449 gene encoding uncharacterized protein LOC100164449 isoform X2 — translation MARDAIVHDVDLPSLEYDDEETAYMSTETPSFDVDDATLGSTFVIVDEDVSDPDDDDGVGEEDDVSPLVARTALTSTTDSRSSSSTTGKVKFMDKIREHKSYQKLARIVKKKGEEPPVIMSPDSGINELQGLSLEEQEKQKEEWQQELNKVEEEIKTLREVLGSKVKASQELRRKLGYTVWQEISEDVSQSLRNVKESNVYQNVEDKFTQFGKAVVDAPIFNFSLPESGDMRTPTRNMVLKHCYQKTESVVKTTAEKATTIFGGFGSGLTTKLGQIKNSESFRSFEEKVGSALENVKTKVASRSNSMQNFDEILEEETRLANEEKRSREEREAATK, via the exons ATGGCCCGCGACGCTATCGTGCACGACGTGGATCTGCCGTCGCTAGAGTACGACGACGAAGAGACCGCTTACATGTCCACAGAGACTCCTAGTTTCGACGTGGACGACGCTACGCTAGGAAGCACGTTCGTCATCGTTGATGAGGACGTATCCGATCCGGACGACGACGATGGAGTTGGCGAAGAGGACGACGTCTCTCCGCTGGTGGCCCGGACGGCATTGACCTCGACCACCGATTCGCGGTCGTCGTCCTCGACCACTGGCAAGGTCAAGTTCATGGACAAGATCAGGGAACACAAGAGCTACCAGAAGCTGGCGAggatcgtaaaaaaaaaag gtGAAGAACCCCCAGTAATCATGTCGCCAGATTCAGGAATTAACGAATTGCAAGGTCTTAGCCTCGAAGAACAGGAAAAGCAGAAAGAAGAATGGCAACAAGAGCTGAATAAGGTGGAAGAAGAAATCAAGACATTACGTGAAGTGCTGGGTTCCAAGGTGAAAGCATCTCAGGAGCTTAGACGTAAGCTCGGTTATACTGTTTGGCAAGAGATTAGTGAAGATGTGTCACAGAGTTTACGAAACGTTAAAGAGTCAAATGT ttatcaaAATGTAGAGGACAAATTTACCCAATTTGGAAAAGCTGTTGTTGACGCACCAAT ATTCAACTTTTCTTTACCAGAATCGGGCGACATGCGCACCCCAACCAGGAACATGGTTCTAAAACACTG TTATCAAAAAACTGAATCTGTCGTAAAAACAACTGCAGAGAAAGCTACAACAATATTTGGAGGATTTGGTAGTGGTCTCACAACCAAACTTGGCCAGATTAAGAACTCCGAATCATTCCGTTCTTTTGAAGAAAAAGTGGGTTCAGCTTTGGAAAATGTtaag acaaAAGTTGCATCTCGATCCAACTCTATGCAGAACTTTGATGAGATATTGGAGGAAGAAACTCGTTTGGCAAATGAAGAAAAACGTTCTCGAGAAGAGCGTGAGGcagcaacaaaataa
- the LOC100164449 gene encoding uncharacterized protein LOC100164449 isoform X5, with product MARDAIVHDVDLPSLEYDDEETAYMSTETPSFDVDDATLGSTFVIVDEDVSDPDDDDGVGEEDDVSPLVARTALTSTTDSRSSSSTTGKVKFMDKIREHKSYQKLARIVKKKGEEPPVIMSPDSGINELQGLSLEEQEKQKEEWQQELNKVEEEIKTLREVLGSKVKASQELRRKLGYTVWQEISEDVSQSLRNVKESNVFNFSLPESGDMRTPTRNMVLKHCYQKTESVVKTTAEKATTIFGGFGSGLTTKLGQIKNSESFRSFEEKVGSALENVKTKVASRSNSMQNFDEILEEETRLANEEKRSREEREAATK from the exons ATGGCCCGCGACGCTATCGTGCACGACGTGGATCTGCCGTCGCTAGAGTACGACGACGAAGAGACCGCTTACATGTCCACAGAGACTCCTAGTTTCGACGTGGACGACGCTACGCTAGGAAGCACGTTCGTCATCGTTGATGAGGACGTATCCGATCCGGACGACGACGATGGAGTTGGCGAAGAGGACGACGTCTCTCCGCTGGTGGCCCGGACGGCATTGACCTCGACCACCGATTCGCGGTCGTCGTCCTCGACCACTGGCAAGGTCAAGTTCATGGACAAGATCAGGGAACACAAGAGCTACCAGAAGCTGGCGAggatcgtaaaaaaaaaag gtGAAGAACCCCCAGTAATCATGTCGCCAGATTCAGGAATTAACGAATTGCAAGGTCTTAGCCTCGAAGAACAGGAAAAGCAGAAAGAAGAATGGCAACAAGAGCTGAATAAGGTGGAAGAAGAAATCAAGACATTACGTGAAGTGCTGGGTTCCAAGGTGAAAGCATCTCAGGAGCTTAGACGTAAGCTCGGTTATACTGTTTGGCAAGAGATTAGTGAAGATGTGTCACAGAGTTTACGAAACGTTAAAGAGTCAAATGT ATTCAACTTTTCTTTACCAGAATCGGGCGACATGCGCACCCCAACCAGGAACATGGTTCTAAAACACTG TTATCAAAAAACTGAATCTGTCGTAAAAACAACTGCAGAGAAAGCTACAACAATATTTGGAGGATTTGGTAGTGGTCTCACAACCAAACTTGGCCAGATTAAGAACTCCGAATCATTCCGTTCTTTTGAAGAAAAAGTGGGTTCAGCTTTGGAAAATGTtaag acaaAAGTTGCATCTCGATCCAACTCTATGCAGAACTTTGATGAGATATTGGAGGAAGAAACTCGTTTGGCAAATGAAGAAAAACGTTCTCGAGAAGAGCGTGAGGcagcaacaaaataa